From the Malus domestica chromosome 17, GDT2T_hap1 genome, one window contains:
- the LOC103432247 gene encoding wax ester synthase/diacylglycerol acyltransferase 11-like isoform X2 — protein MEIGGEGLDPVSPTGHYFNSSVLSISILGVLEFEIPIDDSQTLSLLENVFLPINSRFSSIIIENNGKKQWKKVEVKLEDHVKSPIFPSNLSNESYDKYFDDYISNIATTRFPEDKPLWEIHVIKYPNSNAAGNVIFKLHHALGDGYSLMGALISCLRRADNPSLPLTFPSRLPSKPKSENVMTTTFSCLLNTISDSWWGISKSIMGEDDRSPIKSANNGLEFAPITVSTMTISLDLIRLIKSRLGVAASRYIRSTIKNSSMVITNMIGPLEQMSLANHPIKGLYFLVVGTPQDLDISIVSYMGKVKLAFTMKKGIIDPQKLKLCMENALDMIFNASDRNYMQNSTEEQSHV, from the exons ATGGAGATCGGGGGAGAGGGACTAGATCCAGTGAGCCCTACTGGCCACTACTTCAATAGCTCCGTTTTGTCGATATCGATTCTTGGTGTTTTAGAATTTGAAATTCCAATCGATGACTCTCAAACTCTATCATTGCTTGAGAATGTGTTTCTCCCCATCAACTCACGCTTCTCCTCTATAATA ATTGAAAATAATGGAAAGAAGCAATGGAAAAAGGTTGAAGTGAAGCTTGAAGACCATGTTAAAAGTCCAATCTTCCCTTCCAACTTGTCAAATGAATCATATGACAAGTATTTTGATGACTATATCTCAAACATAGCAACAACAAGATTTCCAGAAGACAAACCACTGTGGGAAATTCATGTTATAAAGTACCCAAATAGCAATGCAGCTGGTAATGTAATATTCAAGTTGCACCATGCGTTAGGTGATGGCTACTCTCTCATGGGCGCTCTTATCTCCTGTCTACGAAGGGCTGACAATCCATCGCTTCCACTAACCTTTCCTTCACGACTGCCATCGAAACCGAAGAGTGAAAATGTTATGACCACAACTTTCTCATGCTTGTTGAACACCATATCCGATTCTTGGTGGGGCATTTCAAAGAGCATCATGGGGGAAGATGATCGATCACCAATAAAATCCGCGAACAATGGACTTGAGTTCGCGCCAATTACAGTATCTACTATGACGATCTCTCTTGATCTAATCAGATTAATTAAGAGCAGGCTTGGAGTG GCAGCATCAAGATATATCCGTAGCACAATAAAGAACTCGAGCATGGTGATCACAAATATGATTGGCCCGCTGGAACAAATGTCTTTGGCAAACCATCCAATTAAAGGCTTATACTTTCTGGTAGTTGGGACTCCTCAG GACCTTGACATATCAATCGTAAGTTATATGGGAAAGGTGAAGCTTGCCTTCACAATGAAAAAAGGCATCATAGATCCACAAAAGTTGAAGTTGTGCATGGAAAACGCCCTCGATATGATATTCAACGCCTCAGACAGAAATTATATGCAAAATAGTACTGAAGAACAGTCACACGTTTGA
- the LOC103432247 gene encoding wax ester synthase/diacylglycerol acyltransferase 11-like isoform X1 has translation MEIGGEGLDPVSPTGHYFNSSVLSISILGVLEFEIPIDDSQTLSLLENVFLPINSRFSSIIIENNGKKQWKKVEVKLEDHVKSPIFPSNLSNESYDKYFDDYISNIATTRFPEDKPLWEIHVIKYPNSNAAGNVIFKLHHALGDGYSLMGALISCLRRADNPSLPLTFPSRLPSKPKSENVMTTTFSCLLNTISDSWWGISKSIMGEDDRSPIKSANNGLEFAPITVSTMTISLDLIRLIKSRLGVTINDVLTGVVFLGARLYMQEMNKSSREAHSTSLVLLNTRIMANYTSIEEMIKPDSKSPWGNRFTFLQVPIPKLTEFSNVLDFVWKAQKIINQKRNSFTIYFISWLLEMLNKFGGHEAASRYIRSTIKNSSMVITNMIGPLEQMSLANHPIKGLYFLVVGTPQDLDISIVSYMGKVKLAFTMKKGIIDPQKLKLCMENALDMIFNASDRNYMQNSTEEQSHV, from the exons ATGGAGATCGGGGGAGAGGGACTAGATCCAGTGAGCCCTACTGGCCACTACTTCAATAGCTCCGTTTTGTCGATATCGATTCTTGGTGTTTTAGAATTTGAAATTCCAATCGATGACTCTCAAACTCTATCATTGCTTGAGAATGTGTTTCTCCCCATCAACTCACGCTTCTCCTCTATAATA ATTGAAAATAATGGAAAGAAGCAATGGAAAAAGGTTGAAGTGAAGCTTGAAGACCATGTTAAAAGTCCAATCTTCCCTTCCAACTTGTCAAATGAATCATATGACAAGTATTTTGATGACTATATCTCAAACATAGCAACAACAAGATTTCCAGAAGACAAACCACTGTGGGAAATTCATGTTATAAAGTACCCAAATAGCAATGCAGCTGGTAATGTAATATTCAAGTTGCACCATGCGTTAGGTGATGGCTACTCTCTCATGGGCGCTCTTATCTCCTGTCTACGAAGGGCTGACAATCCATCGCTTCCACTAACCTTTCCTTCACGACTGCCATCGAAACCGAAGAGTGAAAATGTTATGACCACAACTTTCTCATGCTTGTTGAACACCATATCCGATTCTTGGTGGGGCATTTCAAAGAGCATCATGGGGGAAGATGATCGATCACCAATAAAATCCGCGAACAATGGACTTGAGTTCGCGCCAATTACAGTATCTACTATGACGATCTCTCTTGATCTAATCAGATTAATTAAGAGCAGGCTTGGAGTG ACAATAAATGATGTTCTTACTGGGGTGGTCTTTCTCGGCGCTCGACTATATATGCAAGAGATGAACAAAAGCTCAAGGGAAGCACATAGCACATCATTGGTTTTACTAAATACAAGGATCATGGCGAATTATACGTCGATTGAAGAAATGATCAAACCCGACAGCAAGAGCCCATGGGGAAATCGTTTTACATTCTTGCAAGTTCCTATTCCCAAGTTGACTGAATTCTCAAATGTGCTTGACTTCGTTTGGAAGGCACAAAAAATAATCAATCAGAAAAGAAATTCTTTTACTATTTATTTCATTAGTTGGCTATTGGAGATGCTGAACAAGTTTGGAGGCCATGAG GCAGCATCAAGATATATCCGTAGCACAATAAAGAACTCGAGCATGGTGATCACAAATATGATTGGCCCGCTGGAACAAATGTCTTTGGCAAACCATCCAATTAAAGGCTTATACTTTCTGGTAGTTGGGACTCCTCAG GACCTTGACATATCAATCGTAAGTTATATGGGAAAGGTGAAGCTTGCCTTCACAATGAAAAAAGGCATCATAGATCCACAAAAGTTGAAGTTGTGCATGGAAAACGCCCTCGATATGATATTCAACGCCTCAGACAGAAATTATATGCAAAATAGTACTGAAGAACAGTCACACGTTTGA